In Brassica rapa cultivar Chiifu-401-42 chromosome A06, CAAS_Brap_v3.01, whole genome shotgun sequence, a single window of DNA contains:
- the LOC108872212 gene encoding uncharacterized protein LOC108872212, with amino-acid sequence MKRIIRYLKGTLSHGLRLNKSSSNALTAYTDADWTGCPDTRHSTSGYCVYMGDNLISWSSKRQPTVSRSSSEAEYKGVANVVAETCWIRNLMLELKILITSATLVYCDNVSAVYLSTNAVKHQKTKHIEIDIHFFREKVAMGQV; translated from the coding sequence ATGAAACGCATCATCCGTTACCTCAAAGGAACACTAAGCCACGGCCTGCGCTTGAACAAGTCATCCTCAAATGCTTTAACAGCATATACCGATGCAGATTGGACTGGCTGTCCCGACACAAGACATTCGACATCAGGCTACTGCGTCTACATGGGTGATAACCTAATATCTTGGTCCTCAAAACGCCAACCTACAGTCTCCCGCTCCAGTTCGGAGGCAGAGTACAAAGGAGTGGCAAACGTTGTGGCTGAAACTTGTTGGATAAGGAACCTCATGCTGGAACTTAAAATCCTGATTACTTCTGCAACATTGGTCTACTGTGACAACGTAAGTGCGGTTTACTTGTCTACCAACGCAGTCAAGCATCAAAAAACCAAACACATCGAAATTGATATTCATTTCTTTCGTGAAAAAGTTGCTATGGGTCAGGTCTGA
- the LOC108872307 gene encoding uncharacterized protein LOC108872307 → MSSVEKAVAVEDGEWRRRRFGPKQGSVIPKERKLVKKMILEALLPSRPSFNSKQIVEPPRIKRLQSTLR, encoded by the coding sequence ATGAGCTCGGTAGAAAAAGCGGTGGCGGTAGAAGATGGAGAGTGGCGGCGACGACGGTTTGGGCCGAAACAAGGGAGTGTTATCCCAAAAGAGAGGAAATTAGTGAAGAAAATGATCTTGGAGGCTCTTCTTCCATCTCGACCTTCTTTCAACTCCAAGCAGATAGTAGAGCCACCGCGTATCAAGCGGCTACAGTCCACTCTCCGGTAG